The Anastrepha ludens isolate Willacy chromosome X, idAnaLude1.1, whole genome shotgun sequence genome includes a window with the following:
- the LOC128870369 gene encoding uncharacterized protein LOC128870369, whose amino-acid sequence MTKLEKLEEQMKLQQQYLDNKYKILSQYNDLPSSSTSMASFSNGPTPGQLAARQAIPKQLPTFNGDPEEWPLFISSFDNSTTVAGYTDAENFIRLQASLKGKAREMVKCKLFLPSMVPEIIKTLRMCFGRPEHILERAMNKARAMPALKDKLEGLIEFALCVRNICATMEGCQMYMHLHNPLLVKELVDKLPNNQKLKWAVHPKDEKTPVVKQFSDWLYNLAEAASTVVSLAPAKSSATVNTHTIDVNTQHPSPARNIIYQGASSRKWEEVKANNLCRQCLNPHRRKCFMNKVCGVDGCTIKHNPLLHKTITVMSQQKPIAVSTNTNEFLDAQINTHSSSHEEMQPLFRIVPIRIYSKNKVLNIFAFLDEGSSVTLMEKRIFDELGLKGEQDPLCLRWTGNPTRVEENSVRAAIEISSVTNWQKYTLKNIHTVDDLNLPAQSINASAMERLYPYLAGLPIASYNNVKPSLLIGADNWRLAIPLKIREGTWFQPIASKTRLGWALQGCNSRQTAEYRLNIHTCDCQKRYDELHETVKEFFTLESSKPTQLLSEEDAKAVSIANNTCKKGDNFYEIGLPWRTSSVLLPNNYVYGLQRLMCLQRKFVKDPILKSNIQIQINNLLSKGYAKKLSPIEAAISNGKTWYLPIFIVSNPNKPGKLRMVWDAAAKVNGVSLNNFLLSGPDLLNPLVSILLAFRVGRVAICGDIAEMFHRINIRDSDMHAQRFLWCDDGDDPQQPSIYVMRALTFELNCAPFIAHYIRDKNADHFENELPRAVEAVKKNHYVDDFIDCGDDEQSALELAQQVKKIHGAAGFNIRGWSSNSKFVVEQLEEDPMSVQSVKEWGSTTKVLGMFWDPLSDNFKYICRFARLRRDVINESIIPTKREALQVLMSIFDPLGFVCCYTVGLKILLQDVWRSGLAWDDPLQDNLFDKWNQWKSTMPLITAAEIPRCYSLLLKDAEDVQLHTFVDAGESAYAAVCYLRVSKGNDVTVSLVAGKSKVAPLKPLSIPRLELQAAVIGVRLANMVSNTQRINIMSKYWWTDSKTVLRWMRMDPKNFHQFVMHRIGEILEASNVSQWRWVPSRNNPADLATKTTTRQCYQLWFTGPNFLKSSAEVWPQWEELSLEECDDSEIKHYVLHMKKEHMNNLMLNVEHFSSWKRLYRAVATFLFYVDRLRSVVLARQRKTSIDFDMIQKAQCLLIRYAQSIEYCEEIRCLKRGKNIDNSSKLFTINVYLDTDGIIRCKSRVEHLNNHEDIKVMPNSHHVTFLIVRWAHENFHHLMHESVINQIRGTYFINRLRVLYKRVRAECQKCKNRSSIPQPPQMAALPAARIAAFERPFTYVGIDYFGPLLVIVGRRREKRWGVLFTCLTLRAIHIEVAHSLNTSSCIMAIRNFISRRGYPREIFSDNGSNFKASEKIISESLKNIDLNGIASSFDRVKWRFNPPSAPHMGGAWERLVRSVKTVLYETLPSTSFSDESLRSALNEVEFILNARPLTSVSLENGDDEALTPNHLLIGSSDGYKPICSDTVDLRQRWQLTQQFADRFWHRWVKEYIPVISRRTKWFTKQRPVRIGDVVVIADQDLPRNCWPKGRIVDVVKAKDGQVRSARVETKSGILHRPIAKVAVLDVGT is encoded by the exons ATGACCAAG CTTGAAAAGTTGGAAGAGCAGATgaaattgcaacaacaatatttagaCAACAAATATAAGATTCTTTCGCAGTATAACGACCTGCCCTCATCCAGCACTTCGATGGCCTCTTTTAGCAATGGGCCTACACCTGGGCAATTAGCAGCAAGGCAGGCCATACCTAAGCAGCTCCCAACCTTTAATGGCGACCCTGAAGAATGGCCGCTGTTTATTAGCAGTTTCGATAACAGCACTACGGTCGCGGGGTACACCGATGCGGAGAATTTTATTAGATTACAAGCGAGCCTTAAAGGCAAAGCACGGGAGATggtaaaatgtaaattgtttttGCCGTCCATGGTCCCTGAGATCATAAAAACTCTTAGAATGTGCTTTGGCAGACCTGAACACATCCTTGAGCGCGCAATGAATAAAGCTCGTGCTATGCCTGCACTGAAGGATAAATTGGAGGGCCTTATTGAATTTGCACTCTGCGTCAGGAATATTTGTGCCACGATGGAGGGATGCCAAATGTACATGCACCTGCATAACCCACTGCTCGTCAAGGAGTTGGTTGACAAGCTCCCCAACAACCAAAAGCTGAAGTGGGCGGTTCACCCGAAAGATGAAAAGACTCCGGTGGTGAAACAATTCAGCGACTGGTTGTACAATctagccgaagcagccagtacTGTCGTCTCTTTAGCACCTGCTAAAAGTAGTGCTACGGTTAACACGCATACTATCGACGTGAACACTCAGCATCCATCACCAGCTCGCAACATAATATACCAAGGAGCAAGCAGT CGAAAATGGGAGGAAGTTAAGGCGAACAACCTCTGTCGCCAATGTTTGAATCCGCATAGACGGAAATGTTTTATGAATAAAGTATGTGGTGTAGATGGTTGCACTATAAAACATAATCCGTTACTACATAAAACAATCACGGTAATGAGCCAACAAAAACCCATCGCCGTAAGTACAAATACAAACGAATTTTTAGATGCGCAGATAAATACGCACAGTAGCAGCCACGAAGAAATGCAGCCACTCTTCAGAATCGTTCCGATTCgcatttattctaaaaataaagtactgaatatatttgcatttttagatgaaGGCTCTTCTGTGACGCTAATggaaaaaagaatatttgaTGAATTAGGCTTGAAAGGTGAACAAGACCCTCTGTGTTTGCGGTGGACAGGTAACCCGACGCGTGTTGAAGAAAATTCTGTGCGGGCGGCCATCGAAATTTCGAGTGTGACAaattggcagaaatatactctcAAGAATATTCATACTGTTGACGATCTCAATCTTCCGGCACAGTCAATCAATGCATCTGCGATGGAGCGGCTATATCCATATCTAGCGGGACTGCCAATTGCATCATATAACAACGTAAAACCATCATTGCTTATCGGTGCGGACAACTGGAGGTTGGCAATTCCACTCAAAATTAGAGAGGGAACCTGGTTCCAGCCCATAGCGTCAAAAACCCGTTTAGGATGGGCGTTGCAGGGGTGCAATTCAAGACAGACTGCCGAATATCgactaaatatacatacatgcgatTGTCAAAAAAGATACGATGAGCTGCACGAGACTGTAAAAGAATTCTTCACGTTAGAGTCATCCAAACCTACTCAGCTACTGTCGGAAGAAGATGCCAAAGCTGTGAGTATTGCGAATAACACTTGTAAAAAGGGCGATAACTTTTACGAAATTGGGCTACCGTGGCGTACCTCAAGTGTATTGCTACCCAATAACTATGTATATGGTTTACAACGGCTGATGTGTTTGCAGAGGAAGTTTGTTAAGGATCCTATACTAAAATCtaatattcaaattcaaatcaataaTCTACTTTCCAAGGGGTACGCGAAAAAACTCTCCCCGATTGAGGCTGCTATTTCTAACGGTAAAACATGGTATTTGCCTATTTTCATTGTAAGCAATCCAAATAAGCCTGGAAAGCTTCGGATGGTGTGGGATGCTGCTGCAAAGGTGAACGGGGTGTCACTCAACAACTTCCTACTGAGTGGCCCAGACTTGCTTAACCCACTCGTTAGTATTTTATTAGCTTTTAGAGTAGGCAGAGTGGCTATATGCGGTGATATAGCGGAGATGTTTCACCGTATCAATATACGGGACAGCGACATGCATGCTCAGCGATTTTTGTGGTGCGATGACGGTGATGATCCTCAGCAACCAAGTATTTATGTCATGCGAGCGTTGACCTTCGAATTGAATTGCGCTCCGTTTATTGCCCACTACATACGTGACAAAAATGctgaccattttgaaaatgaacttCCTCGAGCCGTAGAAGCTGTAAAGAAGAACCATTACGTGGATGACTTTATTGACTGTGGAGATGATGAACAATCTGCGTTAGAATTGGCtcaacaagtaaaaaaaattcatggcgCCGCTGGCTTCAATATACGTGGCTGGTCTTCAAATTCCAAATTTGTCGTGGAGCAGCTCGAAGAAGATCCTATGTCAGTTCAATCCGTCAAAGAATGGGGTTCAACCACGAAAGTCCTCGGTATGTTTTGGGACCCTTTAagcgataattttaaatatatttgtagatTTGCGAGACTTCGTCGCGATGTTATTAACGAATCGATCATACCAACGAAAAGAGAAGCACTCCAAGTTTTAATGTCGATCTTCGACCCTCTTGGATTTGTTTGCTGCTACACCGTAGGGTTAAAGATCTTGCTGCAAGATGTATGGCGATCTGGTCTCGCCTGGGACGACCCGCTCCAAGACAATCTTTTCGACAAATGGAACCAGTGGAAGTCCACTATGCCATTAATAACAGCTGCCGAAATACCTCGATGTTATTCACTATTGCTGAAAGATGCTGAAGATGTTCAACTTCACACCTTTGTTGATGCCGGGGAAAGCGCGTATGCAGCCGTTTGCTACTTGCGTGTATCAAAGGGAAACGACGTCACGGTTAGTTTAGTGGCTGGCAAATCCAAAGTCGCACCGCTAAAGCCATTATCGATACCCAGACTAGAGTTGCAGGCGGCGGTAATTGGTGTGAGGCTGGCGAACATGGTAAGCAATACGCAACGTATTAACATAATGTCGAAATATTGGTGGACAGACTCAAAGACGGTGCTAAGATGGATGCGAATGGACCCTAAAAACTTCCACCAATTCGTGATGCATAGAATAGGCGAAATTCTAGAGGCATCAAACGTAAGCCAGTGGCGGTGGGTTCCCTCGAGAAATAATCCCGCTGATTTAgctacaaaaacaactacaCGTCAGTGCTACCAATTGTGGTTTACCGgcccaaattttttaaagtcgAGCGCAGAAGTTTGGCCGCAGTGGGAAGAGTTAAGCTTAGAGGAGTGCGACGATTCGGAAATTAAACATTATGTTCTACATATGAAAAAGGAACACATGAACAACCTGATGCTGAACGTGGAGCACTTTTCCAGCTGGAAACGTTTGTATCGAGCTGTggctacatttttattttacgtcGACCGATTACGCTCAGTTGTGCTAGCAAGGCAACGGAAAACATCCATCGACTTTGACATGATTCAGAAAGCTCAATGTCTTCTTATAAGGTATGCTCAGTCCATTGAATATTGTGAAGAGATCAGGTGCCTCAAACGCGGTAAGAATATTGACAACTCTAGCAAACTCTTTACTATAAACGTTTACTTAGACACAGATGGCATAATAAGATGCAAAAGTCGAGTTGAACACTTAAACAACCATGAAGATATTAAAGTGATGCCTAATTCTCATCATGTCACCTTTTTAATAGTGCGTTGGGCTCACGAAAATTTCCATCACCTGATGCATGAGTCTGTAATCAATCAAATTCGTGGTACATACTTTATAAATCGACTGAGGGTGTTGTATAAAAGAGTGCGCGCAGAGtgtcaaaaatgtaaaaaccgTAGCTCCATTCCTCAGCCGCCACAAATGGCAGCGCTGCCGGCTGCAAGGATTGCCGCTTTCGAGAGGCCCTTCACGTATGTAGGTATCGACTATTTTGGCCCATTGCTTGTCATCGTGGGAAGAAGGCGAGAAAAGAGATGGGGCGTTCTATTTACATGTCTAACGCTTCGCGCTATACACATCGAAGTTGCCCACAGCTTAAATACCAGTTCCTGTATCATGGCGATACGCAACTTTATATCACGACGCGGCTATCCCAGGGAGATATTCTCGGACAACGGCTCCAATTTCAAGGCATCTGAAAAAATAATTAGCGAGAGTctgaaaaatatcgatttgaaTGGTATCGCCTCATCTTTCGACCGAGTAAAATGGAGATTTAATCCACCAAGCGCCCCCCATATGGGTGGTGCATGGGAAAGGCttgtgagatcagtgaagactGTGCTTTATGAAACACTACCTTCAACAAGTTTCAGCGATGAAAGCTTGCGAAGTGCATTGAATGAAGTAGAATTTATCCTGAACGCCCGCCCGCTTACATCTGTTTCTTTGGAAAATGGTGACGACGAGGCTCTTACTCCCAACCACTTGCTGATTGGGTCATCGGATGGCTACAAGCCAATATGTAGCGACACCGTCGATCTGCGTCAACGTTGGCAATTGACCCAACAATTCGCTGACCGCTTTTGGCATCGATGGGTGAAGGAATATATACCGGTCATCTCTAGACGTACCAAGTGGTTCACAAAACAACGCCCAGTACGTATTGGCGATGTCGTGGTAATTGCAGACCAAGACCTGCCGAGGAACTGCTGGCCGAAAGGCAGAATTGTAGATGTGGTAAAAGCGAAGGATGGCCAAGTTCGGAGCGCTAGGGTAGAAACCAAATCAGGCATTCTTCATCGACCGATTGCAAAAGTAGCGGTGTTAGATGTCGGTACCTAG